A window from Dermacentor albipictus isolate Rhodes 1998 colony chromosome 10, USDA_Dalb.pri_finalv2, whole genome shotgun sequence encodes these proteins:
- the spn-A gene encoding DNA repair protein RAD51 homolog 1 has protein sequence MTDVQERDVVDYEEAESFGPLKIQKLEGNGIGAADIRKLEEAGFHTVEAVAYAPKKQLLTIKGISEAKADKLLAEAAKMVPLGFTTATEIHQKRSDIVQITTGSKELDKLLGGGIETGSITEVFGEFRTGKTQLCHMLAVTCQLPIEHSGGEGKCLYIDTEGTFRPERLLAVADKYGLSGPDVLDNVAYARAYNSDHQTQLLIQASAMMAETRYALLIVDSATALYRTDYSGRGELSARQMHLARFLRMLLRLADEFGVAVLITNQVVAQVDGAAMFSADPKKPIGGNIMAHASTTRLYLRKGRGETRICKIYDSPCLPEAEAMFAITPQGIADVKD, from the exons ATGACGGATGTCCAAGAGAGAGACGTCGTGGATTACGAGGAGGCCGAAAGCTTCGGGCCGTTAAAAATCCAGAAGTTAGAG GGCAATGGTATTGGGGCGGCAGACATTCGCAAGCTTGAAGAGGCTGGCTTCCACACTGTCGAGGCAGTGGCATATGCACCCAAGAAACAGCTGCTCACCATCAAGGGCATCAGCGAGGCCAAGGCTGACAAGCTTCTTGCAGAGGCAGCCAAGATGGTGCCGCTTGGCTTCACCACAGCCACCGAGATCCACCAGAAGCGGTCGGACATCGTGCAGATCACCACGGGCTCCAAGGAGCTCGACAAGTTGCTCGGTGGAGGCATTGAGACTGGCTCCATCACGGAGGTATTCGGGGAGTTTCGCACAGGAAAGACGCAGCTGTGCCACATGCTGGCGGTCACCTGCCAGCTGCCCATTGAACACAGCGGCGGCGAGGGCAAGTGCCTCTACATCGACACGGAGGGCACCTTCCGGCCTGAACGCCTACTTGCTGTGGCCGACAAGTACGGCCTGTCAGGGCCGGATGTGCTGGACAATGTGGCCTACGCGCGTGCATACAACTCGGACCACCAGACACAGTTGCTCATTCAG GCATCAGCCATGATGGCCGAGACTCGGTATGCACTGCTTATTGTTGACTCGGCCACCGCACTGTACCGCACGGACTACTCTGGTCGAGGAGAACTGAGTGCGCGGCAAATGCATCTGGCACGGTTTCTGCGAATGCTCCTGAGGCTTGCTGACGAGTTCGGCGTCGCAGTGCTCATCACCAACCAAGTGGTTGCTCAG GTGGACGGAGCAGCCATGTTCTCAGCCGACCCCAAAAAGCCCATAGGAGGAAACATCATGGCACATGCCTCCACTACAAGGCTCTACCTGCGTAAGGGCCGCGGGGAAACCCGCATCTGCAAGATATACGACTCGCCGTGCCTACCCGAGGCCGAAGCCATGTTTGCCATCACGCCCCAGGGCATAGCAGATGTCAAGGACTGA
- the mRpL14 gene encoding large ribosomal subunit protein uL14m, translating to MSRLRVVDNSALGRQAMMDGKPPKIIHVYNKTGFATIGDKSQSVALQVLVAILGQKKRGFVVGCKHMKQRPLVPRYDTNNMVLLDDSGNPLGTRILVPLPSLLRGDKPRYSKILALCSRFV from the exons ATGTCGCGCCTCCGAGTCGTGGACAACAGCGCACTGGGTCGCCAGGCCATGATGGATGGAAAGCCACCAAAAATCATCCATGTGTACAACAAGACTGGCTTTGCCACCATTGGTGATAAG TCACAGAGTGTTGCCTTGCAGGTGCTGGTGGCAATCCTCGGCCAAAAGAAGAGGGGCTTTGTCGTGGGCTGCAAGCACATGAAACAGCGGCCACTGGTGCCTCGCTACGACACAAACAACATGGTGCTGCTCGACGACAGCGGCAACCCACTGGGCACCCGCATTCTGGTGCCTCTGCCATCGCTGCTGCGGGGCGATAAACCACGCTACTCCAAGATCCTGGCTCTCTGCTCACGATTTGTCTGA
- the LOC139050560 gene encoding uncharacterized protein isoform X2: MPGWPPPPCGLPLRCPTRRTTGRCSRASPATSGTRPRAPASFGDSAGTGVGRVAWRRRYRALDGSSSHGGGDAVVELRPDTAPWNVAIGAGELRISPITDSDLEPNSWEAMAGPLGNLSFRLELLPVDLGPVFRGDQLTINLEHYLTLPLESLHFRWDWDYQPLATNMRVSRSGRSLRITGLRRSQGGLLACSVYSSTGLLVARRRFRLREPIEEPLPELQSPFQLQQTGGRVKRGVVESDTTDSQLLAPCTRHTQCGLHASCRMRYCVCGAGYVGNGLFCWESAAAAAAGGG, translated from the exons ATGCCTGgctggccgccgccgccgtgtGGCTTGCCGCTGCGCTGCCCGACCAGGAGGACGACAGGGCGCTGCAGCCGGGCGTCCCCTGCGACGAGTGGGACGCGTCCACGGGCACCTGCTTCTTTCGGCGACAG TGCTGGTACCGGCGTGGGTCGTGTCGCGTGGCGACGGCGGTACCGCGCGCTGGACGGGTCGTCGTCCCACGGCGGCGGAGACGCTGTGGTTGAGCTGCGACCGGACACGGCCCCGTGGAACGTAGCCATCGGCGCCGGTGAGCTGCGCATTTCGCCCATCACCGACTCGGACCTGGAACCCAACAGCTGGGAGGCCATGGCGGGACCCTTGGGCAACCTCAGCTTCCGCCTCGAGCTGCTGCCTGTAGACTTGGGGCCCGTGTTTCGCGGCGACCAGCTCACCATCAACCTCGAGCACTACCTCACGCTGCCGCTCGAGTCACTGCACTTCCGCTGGGACTGGGATTACCAGCCACTAGCCACCAACATGCGG GTGAGCCGGTCAGGCCGCTCGCTGCGCATCACGGGCCTGCGGCGAAGCCAGGGCGGCCTGCTCGCGTGCTCCGTGTACTCGTCAACAGGCCTTTTAGTGGCACGGCGCCGCTTCAGGCTGCGCGAACCCATCGAGGAGCCCTTGCCCGAACTGCAGAGCCCGTTCCAGTTGCAACAAACCGGCGGTCGAGTCAAGCGCGGCGTAGTCGAATCAGACACCACCGACAGCCAGCTGCTGGCGCCCTGCACAAGACACACGCAATGTGGACTGCACGCCTCGTGTCGTATGCGCTACTGCGTATGCGGCGCCGGATACGTTGGCAATGGGCTCTTCTGTTGGGAGTCtgccgctgctgcagcagcaggcgGAGGCTAG
- the LOC139050560 gene encoding uncharacterized protein isoform X1, whose protein sequence is MRHAWLAAAAVWLAAALPDQEDDRALQPGVPCDEWDASTGTCFFRRQVGDTVTLWLRSAGTGVGRVAWRRRYRALDGSSSHGGGDAVVELRPDTAPWNVAIGAGELRISPITDSDLEPNSWEAMAGPLGNLSFRLELLPVDLGPVFRGDQLTINLEHYLTLPLESLHFRWDWDYQPLATNMRVSRSGRSLRITGLRRSQGGLLACSVYSSTGLLVARRRFRLREPIEEPLPELQSPFQLQQTGGRVKRGVVESDTTDSQLLAPCTRHTQCGLHASCRMRYCVCGAGYVGNGLFCWESAAAAAAGGG, encoded by the exons ATGCGGCATGCCTGgctggccgccgccgccgtgtGGCTTGCCGCTGCGCTGCCCGACCAGGAGGACGACAGGGCGCTGCAGCCGGGCGTCCCCTGCGACGAGTGGGACGCGTCCACGGGCACCTGCTTCTTTCGGCGACAG GTGGGCGACACGGTGACATTGTGGCTGCGCAGTGCTGGTACCGGCGTGGGTCGTGTCGCGTGGCGACGGCGGTACCGCGCGCTGGACGGGTCGTCGTCCCACGGCGGCGGAGACGCTGTGGTTGAGCTGCGACCGGACACGGCCCCGTGGAACGTAGCCATCGGCGCCGGTGAGCTGCGCATTTCGCCCATCACCGACTCGGACCTGGAACCCAACAGCTGGGAGGCCATGGCGGGACCCTTGGGCAACCTCAGCTTCCGCCTCGAGCTGCTGCCTGTAGACTTGGGGCCCGTGTTTCGCGGCGACCAGCTCACCATCAACCTCGAGCACTACCTCACGCTGCCGCTCGAGTCACTGCACTTCCGCTGGGACTGGGATTACCAGCCACTAGCCACCAACATGCGG GTGAGCCGGTCAGGCCGCTCGCTGCGCATCACGGGCCTGCGGCGAAGCCAGGGCGGCCTGCTCGCGTGCTCCGTGTACTCGTCAACAGGCCTTTTAGTGGCACGGCGCCGCTTCAGGCTGCGCGAACCCATCGAGGAGCCCTTGCCCGAACTGCAGAGCCCGTTCCAGTTGCAACAAACCGGCGGTCGAGTCAAGCGCGGCGTAGTCGAATCAGACACCACCGACAGCCAGCTGCTGGCGCCCTGCACAAGACACACGCAATGTGGACTGCACGCCTCGTGTCGTATGCGCTACTGCGTATGCGGCGCCGGATACGTTGGCAATGGGCTCTTCTGTTGGGAGTCtgccgctgctgcagcagcaggcgGAGGCTAG
- the LOC139050561 gene encoding aspartate dehydrogenase domain-containing protein-like — protein sequence MQRRRVGIVGFGQLGQFLAAEVQRRPESLELAFVWSRGRVVHGLPPHLVLEDLALAATRHPDLVVEVAHPSLVRTHGEQLLRHCDLLVGSPTAFAEPDVEARLRAAASRHALFVPCGALWGLHDIRALADRGQLAELTVTMTKHPSALRLADAEMRVRCDRAALGAQAVTLYDGPVRCLCPMAPNNVNSMAAAALAAHTLGFDGVRGRLVADPGMADYHSLELDVVGPSEPDGRAFRVRTLRMNPADRGAVTASATYGAFLGSMLEAAKGRGPGVHFC from the exons ATGCAGCGTCGTCGCGTGGGCATCGTGGGCTTCGGCCAGCTGGGCCAGTTCCTGGCGGCCGAGGTGCAGCGGCGGCCGGAGTCGCTCGAGCTCGCCTTCGTGTGGAGCCGGGGCCGCGTGGTGCACGGGCTGCCCCCGCACCTGGTGCTCGAGGACCTGGCGCTGGCCGCCACCCGACACCCGGACCTGGTGGTCGAG GTGGCCCACCCTTCCCTGGTTCGCACTCATGGCGAGCAGCTCCTGCGCCACTGCGACCTGCTGGTCGGTTCGCCCACGGCGTTCGCCGAGCCGGACGTCGAGGCGCGACTGCGCGCGGCGGCTAGTCGCCACGCGCTGTTCGTGCCGTGCGGCGCGCTGTGGGGCCTGCACGACATCCGGGCACTGGCGGACCGCGGTCAGCTGGCCGAGCTGACGGTCACCATGACCAAGCACCCGTCGGCGCTGAGACTGGCCGACGCCGAGATGCGCGTCCGGTGCGACCGAGCGGCCCTCGGAGCGCAGGCCGTCACGCTCTACGACG GGCCCGTGCGCTGCCTCTGTCCAATGGCGCCCAACAACGTGAACAGCATGGCGGCCGCGGCGCTCGCGGCGCACACGCTGGGCTTCGACGGCGTCCGGGGCCGGCTGGTGGCCGACCCGGGCATGGCCGACTACCACAGCCTCGAGCTGGACGTGgtgggacccagcgagccggacGGGCGGGCCTTCCGCGTCCGCACGCTGCGCATGAACCCCGCCGACCGGGGCGCAGTCACGGCGAGCGCCACCTACGGCGCCTTCCTGGGAAGCATGCTCG AGGCCGCCAAGGGTCGCGGACCAGGAGTTCACTTCTGCTGA
- the ND-24 gene encoding probable NADH dehydrogenase [ubiquinone] flavoprotein 2, mitochondrial, producing the protein MQRASWWAVRTASLWRQSTSLRGVSGSAALRSDQLFVHRDDEHNNAKVKFEFTPENAKRAEAITSIYPEGHKNAAVIPLLDLAQRQHGWLPLTAMHYVADYLGMPRMRVYEVATFYTMFMRQPVGRYHVQVCTTTPCMLRGAEDIQACVERKLGIRPGETTSDGLFTLSVVECLGACVNAPMIQVNDDYYEDLQAKDVDELLDAFRRGERPKPGPRSGRFSCEPANGLTSLTEPPTGPGFKVRPDL; encoded by the coding sequence ATGCAGCGAGCCAGCTGGTGGGCCGTGCGGACAGCGTCTCTTTGGCGGCAGAGCACCAGCCTTCGCGGCGTTTCGGGCTCGGCGGCGCTGCGCAGCGACCAACTGTTCGTCCACCGCGACGACGAGCACAACAACGCCAAGGTCAAGTTCGAATTTACGCCCGAGAACGCGAAGCGCGCCGAGGCGATCACCAGCATCTACCCGGAGGGCCACAAGAACGCCGCGGTCATCCCGCTGCTCGACCTGGCGCAGCGGCAGCACGGCTGGCTGCCGCTGACCGCCATGCACTACGTGGCCGACTACCTGGGCATGCCGCGTATGCGCGTCTACGAGGTGGCCACCTTCTACACCATGTTCATGCGGCAGCCCGTCGGCCGCTACCACGTCCAGGTGTGCACCACGACACCATGCATGCTGCGCGGCGCCGAGGACATTCAGGCGTGCGTGGAACGCAAGCTGGGCATCCGGCCGGGCGAGACAACGTCCGACGGACTGTTCACGCTCAGCGTGGTCGAGTGCTTGGGCGCCTGCGTCAACGCGCCCATGATCCAGGTCAACGACGACTACTACGAGGACTTGCAGGCCAAGGACGTCGACGAGCTGCTGGACGCGTTCCGGCGAGGCGAGAGGCCCAAGCCCGGCCCGCGCAGCGGCCGCTTCTCGTGCGAGCCGGCCAACGGCCTGACGTCGCTCACCGAGCCGCCCACGGGGCCCGGCTTCAAGGTGCGACCCGACCTGTAG